The genomic region GACCTCGGGTGTCGGCACCCGCGGCGCGTTCTATCACCACTTCAAGGACAAAGCCGAACTGTTCCGCGCCGTTTTCGAAGAGGTCGAGCACGACCTGACGCTACGATCGCTGGCCTCGCCACCGCCGGGGTCGGACCCCTGGCAGCGACTCTCGGCGGGCCTGCAGGGATTTCTGCAGTCCGCGCTCGAACCCGAGGTGCAACGCGTCATGCTGCTGGACGGGCCGGTGGTGCTGGGCTGGCGGACGCTGCGCTCGATTCAAGAAGGCAACAGCATTGCGCTCATCAACGAGATGGTCGCCGAAGCCATCGCCGAAGGCATCATCGACGACCATCCCGTCGGCGAGCTGACGCATCTGGTCGTCGCCGCGGTGGAGGAAGCGGCGCTGCTGGTCGCCCACGCGGCGCAGCCGGCCAAGGCCCGGGCTCGAGCAGCCTCGGTGCTCGACCGCCTCCTACTCAGCTTCGCCGTCGAGCCTCGCAAAGTGCTGCGACGCTAGCGGTTGAGAATGTCTGTTTCCGATGATGCAAATGAGTAATCTCGCAATCTGCTAGCCTCACTTCCACTGTCAGCTCGATGGGAGACCGATGTCCGATTCACCCGCCCTTCGTGTCGCTGTCGTCGGGGCATCGGCCGGGCTGGGACGTTGTATCGGTGTCGGCCTGGCTCAGCGAGGAGCCCGGGTGGCCTTCCTCGCCCGGCGTTATGACCGGTTGGTGGCCGCCGCCGAGGAGGCCGGCAACGGCGCCGTCGCCGTGGCGTGCGACGCCACCGACGGCGCCGGCTGCCGAGGGGCCATGGCCGAAGTCGCCGAACGCCTCGGCGGACTCGACGCCCTGGTCTACACCACCGGGATGGGCATACTCGCGCCGCTGACGGACGTCACCGGCGAGCAGTGGGCGCAACTGTTCGCCACCAATGTCACCGGCGCCTCGCTGGTCACCGCGGCTGCCGCACCGCACCTGGCCGCGACGTCGGGCGCCGCGATCTACCTGTCCTCGTTGAGCGCCTCCTACTCCACGCCGTGGCCGATGCTCGGCGCCTACGCCGTCACCAAGGCCGCACTGGACAAGCTCGTCGAGGCCTGGCGCATCGAACATCCCAACATCGCGTTCACCCGCCTCGCCATCGGCGACAGCTTCGGCGGCACCGGCGACTCGCAGACCGAGTTCAACAAGAGCTGGGACCCGAACGCGCTGGACACCGCGATCAGGTACTGGATGGACCATGGCTACATGCAGGGCGGCCTGGTGGACGCCGATCATCTCGTCGGTGTCGTCCATTCGGTACTCGCCTGCGGCAACAGTAGTTTCATCCCCTACCTGACCCTCGCGCCCCGACCGGCGGACGCGGTCAAAGAACTCCGACAGTGGTGAAGGAAGACCGGTGACACACGAATCACGCATGCTGATCGACGGCAAGCTCGTCGAGGCCGAGACCGGCCGCCAGTTCGACAACATCAACCCCGCAACCGAAGAAGTGCTCGGTGGCACAGCGGACGGCACCCGCGCCGACATGGAGCGGGCGGTGGCGGCTGCGCGCCACGCCTTCGACAACACCGACTGGTCGCGCGACGGTGAGGCGCGCGCTGCTGGGCTACGTCAGCTACAGGCGGCTCTGGAAGCCGAGCGTGAGGAGCTGCGTGCCGAGTTGATCGCTGAAGTCGGCTGTCCGCTCCTGAGTACCTTCGGACCGCAGCTCGACGTGCCGCTCAAGGAAGCGCTGAGCTGGCCGGCCGACATGATCAGCGAATTTCGCTGGAAGCGTTCGCTTCCCGACAAGGATGCATTCGGCATGGGGACCCCCGCCGCGCGGGAAGTGTGGAAGGAACCCGTCGGCGTCGTCGGCGTCATCACGCCGTGGAACTTCCCGCTCGAGATCATCCTCAACAAGATCGGTCCCATCCTCGCCATGGGCAACACGCTGGTGCTCAAGCCCGCGCCCGACACCCCGTGGAACGCCACCCGCATCGGCCGGATCATCGCCGAGCAGACCGACATCCCGCCGGGCGTGATCAACATCGTCACCTCCTCGGATCACCTCGTCGGCGAGGTGCTCTCGACCTCTCCTCTGGTCGACATGGTGGCGTTCACCGGATCGACGGCGACCGGGCGGCGCATCATGAGATCGGCCGCCGACACCGTCAAACCGACGTTCCTCGAACTCGGCGGAAAGTCGGTTTATCTCGTGCTCGACGACGACGGCGACATCAGCGCAAGCATCGGCGGCAGCGCGTTCATCTCGATGCACGCCGGGCAGGGCTGCGCGATGCCGACCCGGCTTCTGGTTCCGAACTCCCGCTACGCCGAGGCGGTCGAGATCGTCAAGGTCGCGATGGAGAAGAACAAGTACGGCGACCCCACCGACCCGTCGGTGCTGCAGGGCCCGCAGGTGTCCAAACGGCAGCAGGACCGCGTCATGGGCTACATCGAGAAGGGCAAGGCCGAAGGTGCTCGGCTGGTGACCGGCGGCAGCATTCCCAGCCACCTCCCGAAGGGATTCTTCGTCGAGCCAACGGTTTTCGCCGACGTCGACAACCGGATGACGATCGCCCAGGAGGAGATCTTCGGTCCGGTGCTGTCGGTCATCGGTTTCGATGACGACGACGACGCGGTGCGCATCGCCAACGACTCGATATACGGCCTGTCCGGGGTGGTGTTCGCCAAGGATCTCGATCGCGCCAAGTCGGTGGCGAGCCGGATCCGGACCGGGACGCTCGGCATCAACGGCGGCCTCTGGTACGGCGCCGACGCCCCCTTCGGCGGTTACAAACAGTCAGGCATCGGGCGACAGTGCGGCATCGAGGGACTCGAGATCTTCACCGAGACCAAGACCGTCGGCTGGCCCGCGTCATGAAGTCACGAGCAGCGGTACTCAAGGGAGTCGGCGTCGACTGGGAAGTCACCGACGTCGAGTTGGACCCGCCTCGCGCCGGTGAGGTGCTGGTCAAGATGGCCTACGCGGGGATCTGCCACAGCGACGAGCACTTCTACACCGGTGACAGCGTGCCGAGTCCCGAGATGGAGGAGATGATGCGGGCCGCCGGTCGGCCCGTACCGGAGTGGTTTCCGATGCTCGGCGGTCACGAAGGTTCCGGGGTCGTGGAACGGGTCGGGCCCGAGGTCAAGACACTCAAACCCGGTGATCACGTGGCGGTTTCATTCTTCCCCGCGTGCGGCAACTGCCGGTGGTGCGTCACCGGGCACACCTACCTGTGCGATGTCGGGGCGTACATCTACGACAAGGCCATGACCACCGACGGCACCCGCCGGCGGCATCTCGGCGACGAGGACCTGATGGCGATGATGCAGGTCGGCACGTTCTCCGAGTACGTCGTCGCCTCCGAACGATCGCTGGTGAAGATCCACGACTGGATCCCGTTGGAGGCCGCATCGCTGGTGTCCTGCGGTGTGACAACCGGGTTCGGATCCGGTTCGGTCGCCGCGGGCACCCAGGTGGGCGACACCGTCGTGGTGATCGGTGTGGGCGGCATCGGCATGAACGCCGTCCAGGGCGCCAAGGCCGCGGGCGCCAAGCACATCGTCGCGGTCGATCCGAACGAGTTCAAGCGGGAGATCGCGCCGACATTCGGCGCCACCCACACCACGACCGACGCGGGCGCTGCACTCGAACTGGTCTCGGAAATCACCTGGGGCGTGATGGCCGACAGAGTGGTGCTGACGCCCGGTGTCGTGCCGCCCGATCTGATCATGCTCGGGATGATGCTGCTCCGTAAGGGCGGAACGTGCGTGCTGACGGGGATGGCGAAGATCACCGACATGATGGTCCCGCTGATCCTGCCCGACATGGTCAGCTCGTGTAAGACGCTCAAGGGTGTGCTCTACGGCGAGATGAACCCCCGGGAGGCGATGCCCCGGCTGTTGTCGATGTACGAAGCGGGCACGCTCAAGCTCGACGAGCTGGTCACCCAGAAGTACAAGCTCGACGACATCAACGACGCGATGAACGATCTTCGGGCAGGCAGGAACATCAGGGGTCTCATCGCCTTCTGAGCCGGTCCGCCGGACTGCCGGACTGCCGCCCGGTGACCGCACAGCAGAGCCGTCACATCTCGGTTTTGCCTCCTACTTTGTGAGCCGCGGGCTTCTGCGGAGTAGTGGCAGCAAGTTCCTCTCGCGAGTTCGGCTGAAGAAGCGCGGTCGGCGCATTTTCGAGGATGCCGAAATCATGAGGAGGCTCGCATGGGCGTCGAGGCGGATCTTGACGCGACATGGACTTCGGTTCCCCATCCCGTCCTGGTCGTGGATCGAGCCGGAGTCTGCTGGTGAAGGCGACCGTCGACGAGCTCGAGGACCGCTTCCCGGCGATGCGGTCCCACACCGACGTCCAGCGCCAGCGCACCGTCGAGGACACCGCCCACATCGTCGACTTCCTGGCTACCGCCCTCTACATCGACGATGCCGAACTGTTCACCGGCTTCATCGGCTGGACGGCCGATATCCTCGCGGCCCGCGGCGTTCCAGCCGCGTCGCGGCTGCTGGCCGAGCAGCCTGCCCTGCGCAACCTGCGCCTCGACCACCGTCCGCCGCACCTGGACCGGGTTCTGGAGATGACCGGGCTGCTCGACCACCTGACCACCCTCTCGCCGGTCACAGCCGCGAGTCGGTCCTCGTCGCCGGCCGACGCGTCCGGGGAGACGGAGATCGGCTGACCCGCCGCGGCCACAAGGCGACGCGCAGCGAACCCAATGGTGTCCGATGGGTCAGCCGGGACCGGCGCCGGATCGGTGAGCCGAATCCGGGCCAAGCAGAATGACTCTCAGCAGTCGACCGACGATCAGCCGCGACGACTCGCTGTTCTCGTACCGGGCCAGGCGGCCGAGGTCGACAACGAGGCCGAAGGCGGCGTGCACCGCGAACCGCGCCTGCGCCGCAGGCATCTGCGGACGCGCACCGACCACCTGCTGCACCCAGGCTTCGACCGTTGCGCGCTGAATGTTGTGCAGCGCCACCTGATCCTCGGCGGGCACGTTGACCCGCTCCGCGTAGTAGACGTACGCAAGCTGCGGGTCGACGAAGGACCGCCAGATGTACGCGTCGATCAGGCGCCCCACCACTTCGCGGTGATCACCGGTCGTCGCAAGGATCAGCGCGAGATCACCCGACACCCGATCAGCCGCGCGCCGGTACACCGAAGCGAGGATCGCGCTCTTGCCGCCGAAGAACCGGTAGATACTCGACAACGGCAAGCCGGTCGCCGCGGCGATGTCGTCCATCCCGGTCTCGCGGTATCCGCGCTCGTTGAACAGCACCATGGCCGAGTGCAGGATCTTCTCGTAGTCACCGGCGGCACCGATCGGCAACGCGGGCAGCGGCGTGGAATCGACCGCCTCCCCGGGCAGTTCGGCGGCGCGGATGTCGCGCGCCATGCGGGCCAACAGCATTCGCACATCATCGGTCGGCAGCTTGGCGCGGTGATCGGTGATGCTGCCGATCACGCTGAGCACCGCCGACGACAGCGTCCACCGCTCCCGGCTCGCCAGGCCGGGTCGCAGTTCGGAAAGCGGGCGTTGTAGCCGGCGGTTGACCAGCTTGATCTGCTCGTTGAGCTGTGCCTGGTCGGCCGCTTGCAGGTAGCGGCCCTCCCACCGGTACAGCCCACCGCTGGACCGGTTGCGCAGGGTGGTCTGGATGAGGGCGTCGACGATGCTGTCCCACAACTGCTCGGCCGGTGTGGATGGGTCGTCGTCTACGAAGTCGGTGCAGGACACCAACTGCTCGCCGAGACCGAGCACGGCGGCGCGGAACAGCTCGTACTTGCCCGCGTAGTGCCGATAGAGCGATGCGGCGGTGACCCCGACGCGAGAGGCGATGTCCTCCATGCTGACCGCGTGGTAGCCGAGTTCGCTGAACGCCTCCGCCGACGCCCTGGCTATCTGTTGTTTGCGGTCCTTGGGCCTCCTGCGGGCATCCGCACCAACACCCGCGGTGCTCGACATGTGGCCACCCTAGCGCCACCCACCGGCGGGGCGAGAGGCATCACCGGAGCCGGCGATGCGAGGCCGACGGGTCGTCGATCAGCTTCCCGACGCCGGGCGCAGCAACGGCTAATCGCGCTTCTTGTTGCCGTTGCCATTACCGTTGCCGCGACCGCCATTGCCCTTCTTGCCGTCGTCATCGCCGTCCTCGAACACCGGGGTGTACGCCGGTTGCGGAGGAGGGGGCGGCGGAGGGGGCGGCGGGGTGGCCGCCGGGCTGCTGGTGCTGACCGGCTCGGTGACCTGGGTGGTGGACGAGGGGTCGGTTGCCAGTGCCAACACACCCACCGTCAACGCGACGAAGACACCGGCTGCGGCGAGGAACTTCTGGTTGCGGGTGAGTCGGCGGCGCCGGCGGTTGGGGACGAAGTACGCCGCACCGGGGGCGACGAAGGTGCCCGGTGCGCCGACCGGCACCGGCTCGTCGAGAATCTTGGTCATCGGACGCGCCCCGGCCGTCTGGGCCGCGCCTGCAAAGAGTGCGCTACGGCTCCCGCCCAGCGCGGCGCGCATCTGCTCGGCGGAACCGAACCGCTGCCGGGGGTCCCGTGCCATCGCGCGGTCGATCACGCCGACCAGCGCCGGATCGAGATCCGGACGCACGGCGGCCAGCGACGGGGGCGGGGCATCGATGATCGCGCGCGCCAGTGTCGCAGGATTGTCCTGCGGATACGCCCGCCGACCGGTCAGTGCCTCGTAGCCGATGACTCCGACGGCGTACAGGTCGTCGGCGACCGAAGCCGGGGCACCCGAGATGCGCTCGGGGCTCATGTAGGCCATCGTCCCGATGATCTGGCCGGTCATCGTGTGGGCCGCTCCCGCCGTCTTGGCGATGCCGAAGTCGGCGACCTTCATCGTGGTGCCGTCGCCGGCGACCAGGATGTTGCCCGGTTTGATGTCGCGGTGCAGTACCTCGGCGCCGTGCGCGACGCTCAGCGCGGCGAGCACGTCGGCAAGGGCTGCCCGCACCTGATTCGGCGGCACCGGCCCGGTCGCGATGCGGT from Mycobacterium sp. IDR2000157661 harbors:
- a CDS encoding TetR/AcrR family transcriptional regulator codes for the protein MARRGGTDVERRARGDQTRRNLIDAGRKLFVQKGYFDTSIGELVATSGVGTRGAFYHHFKDKAELFRAVFEEVEHDLTLRSLASPPPGSDPWQRLSAGLQGFLQSALEPEVQRVMLLDGPVVLGWRTLRSIQEGNSIALINEMVAEAIAEGIIDDHPVGELTHLVVAAVEEAALLVAHAAQPAKARARAASVLDRLLLSFAVEPRKVLRR
- a CDS encoding SDR family oxidoreductase, with protein sequence MSDSPALRVAVVGASAGLGRCIGVGLAQRGARVAFLARRYDRLVAAAEEAGNGAVAVACDATDGAGCRGAMAEVAERLGGLDALVYTTGMGILAPLTDVTGEQWAQLFATNVTGASLVTAAAAPHLAATSGAAIYLSSLSASYSTPWPMLGAYAVTKAALDKLVEAWRIEHPNIAFTRLAIGDSFGGTGDSQTEFNKSWDPNALDTAIRYWMDHGYMQGGLVDADHLVGVVHSVLACGNSSFIPYLTLAPRPADAVKELRQW
- a CDS encoding aldehyde dehydrogenase family protein, with the translated sequence MLIDGKLVEAETGRQFDNINPATEEVLGGTADGTRADMERAVAAARHAFDNTDWSRDGEARAAGLRQLQAALEAEREELRAELIAEVGCPLLSTFGPQLDVPLKEALSWPADMISEFRWKRSLPDKDAFGMGTPAAREVWKEPVGVVGVITPWNFPLEIILNKIGPILAMGNTLVLKPAPDTPWNATRIGRIIAEQTDIPPGVINIVTSSDHLVGEVLSTSPLVDMVAFTGSTATGRRIMRSAADTVKPTFLELGGKSVYLVLDDDGDISASIGGSAFISMHAGQGCAMPTRLLVPNSRYAEAVEIVKVAMEKNKYGDPTDPSVLQGPQVSKRQQDRVMGYIEKGKAEGARLVTGGSIPSHLPKGFFVEPTVFADVDNRMTIAQEEIFGPVLSVIGFDDDDDAVRIANDSIYGLSGVVFAKDLDRAKSVASRIRTGTLGINGGLWYGADAPFGGYKQSGIGRQCGIEGLEIFTETKTVGWPAS
- a CDS encoding NDMA-dependent alcohol dehydrogenase: MKSRAAVLKGVGVDWEVTDVELDPPRAGEVLVKMAYAGICHSDEHFYTGDSVPSPEMEEMMRAAGRPVPEWFPMLGGHEGSGVVERVGPEVKTLKPGDHVAVSFFPACGNCRWCVTGHTYLCDVGAYIYDKAMTTDGTRRRHLGDEDLMAMMQVGTFSEYVVASERSLVKIHDWIPLEAASLVSCGVTTGFGSGSVAAGTQVGDTVVVIGVGGIGMNAVQGAKAAGAKHIVAVDPNEFKREIAPTFGATHTTTDAGAALELVSEITWGVMADRVVLTPGVVPPDLIMLGMMLLRKGGTCVLTGMAKITDMMVPLILPDMVSSCKTLKGVLYGEMNPREAMPRLLSMYEAGTLKLDELVTQKYKLDDINDAMNDLRAGRNIRGLIAF
- a CDS encoding TetR/AcrR family transcriptional regulator, with product MSSTAGVGADARRRPKDRKQQIARASAEAFSELGYHAVSMEDIASRVGVTAASLYRHYAGKYELFRAAVLGLGEQLVSCTDFVDDDPSTPAEQLWDSIVDALIQTTLRNRSSGGLYRWEGRYLQAADQAQLNEQIKLVNRRLQRPLSELRPGLASRERWTLSSAVLSVIGSITDHRAKLPTDDVRMLLARMARDIRAAELPGEAVDSTPLPALPIGAAGDYEKILHSAMVLFNERGYRETGMDDIAAATGLPLSSIYRFFGGKSAILASVYRRAADRVSGDLALILATTGDHREVVGRLIDAYIWRSFVDPQLAYVYYAERVNVPAEDQVALHNIQRATVEAWVQQVVGARPQMPAAQARFAVHAAFGLVVDLGRLARYENSESSRLIVGRLLRVILLGPDSAHRSGAGPG
- a CDS encoding serine/threonine-protein kinase codes for the protein MSSREMLLGRYELRGVLGCGGMAEVRDGWDTRLNRAVAVKLLHPALSAQPDIRRRFEDEARSAAALSHPNIVSVYDCGDDDGRPFIIMERLPGDTLHDRIATGPVPPNQVRAALADVLAALSVAHGAEVLHRDIKPGNILVAGDGTTMKVADFGIAKTAGAAHTMTGQIIGTMAYMSPERISGAPASVADDLYAVGVIGYEALTGRRAYPQDNPATLARAIIDAPPPSLAAVRPDLDPALVGVIDRAMARDPRQRFGSAEQMRAALGGSRSALFAGAAQTAGARPMTKILDEPVPVGAPGTFVAPGAAYFVPNRRRRRLTRNQKFLAAAGVFVALTVGVLALATDPSSTTQVTEPVSTSSPAATPPPPPPPPPPQPAYTPVFEDGDDDGKKGNGGRGNGNGNGNKKRD